The genomic DNA ataaaaaataaatattctatCCTTTATAAGTAAAagtatgttatataattgtttcttttttcatcattgagtatattttaatattaaaaatctATGTCATGGAAGAAAAATGCAAGTTACACttctatattaaaatatgtacttTGTTTCTCTTAACTTGGACatgttatttttacaataatatggtacgctaatattatttataaggATATATGAATTACacgtattttttttggtatctttttattaataatttttggtagaataaaattacttatacttttatatcaTGGATATTTGCTTTTTTAGAGGATCTATAATGAATGTTTGAATGAGAAAAactataatgatataaaattgGTTACAAGAACTTATCGTTTACTAGCAAAGCATAAACAGGGAAGGCGTTCAAATATTGTATCGATAAAAGTGAAGAAACCAAATAATAGAGAATACGAAAAAGAAGGcatgtataataatgaaaaagtatataaaggaaaaaataaaccaCTAAATGAACGTTCATTAAATATTGCAGTAGAATATGGACAATCTAGGAAAAACAGGTCTTATTTGTGCAACAGAGAGAATTCATGTTCTGGAAAAAGAATTTTGGATAGCATgtactataaaaattaagtcAAGTATTCTGCAAATTCtgatttaaaatttttaaaagacagtataaaaggaaaaggatCTACGCTTTGTTCTTTATTGAGTTTTCATGGACTAATtggaataatattaattattttagaaGAAACAAAGTCTTTGGAAAATAttacttataatatatatgataaaattggTTTAAATTCAACAGCACTGGGATTCGGTATATTAACATTCATAGTTATACTAGCGATTATTTATCTcatcaaaataattataaaatttgtacagataataaataaaaaacgtGAAATACTTAATACGGCATATCCTCCTTTTCATAAAGACTTTTATAACAGTTATGGTGTATAATTCCTTAAGTTATTAAAGGACATAACATATATAGAATTGGTTATATTTCGTAAGTTCAACTGAATGTGTCTGTTCTTTTTAATTCgaaaaagtataattatgaatataaaatttttttgttatattaaatgatTTAACATTTTTCGTTTTATGTTATAATGTCAacctaaaaatatatttcatatgcAAATTTCCgtatttaaagaaatttttttgaaaaaaatatatatatgtaacttaatatattaaattataatttatataattttagtgatattatttgttaattaATGTTACTTCAATTAATagtcttaattttttatctttttcttgttttaaatatatattttataagtgatttaaaaaaatgaattattcgtttaaaattaaaaatagatatatcctgtttattacataatgaaacgaaataaaaacagttcttttatatatatatatacattttttaattatggaAGAAAACATAGTATTtattcttcaaaaaaaaaaaactttatagcaaatacattatatcacatatattattttaattcgttttaatatatattttaatatttttttttttgcattgtataaatgtaaatatataataagataTTATCCCTCCAAAATAGAATTATGAGTTTAGGGataattgttaatattttgattttaGTATTGTTTATATTCTACCTTATTTTATTAGCTTATGcattctataaaatatacagtTAATTCTTtgttaataacaaaaatataaacttcaaaaatttagataattgtaatatattagtttttatattcttaaaaaaaaaagttttatgaTATagaatttgtattttaaaaatatttt from Plasmodium brasilianum strain Bolivian I chromosome 10, whole genome shotgun sequence includes the following:
- a CDS encoding hypothetical protein (Plasmodium exported protein) gives rise to the protein MEEKCKLHFYIKICTLFLLTWTCYFYNNMRIYNECLNEKNYNDIKLVTRTYRLLAKHKQGRRSNIVSIKVKKPNNREYEKEGMYNNEKVYKGKNKPLNERSLNIAVEYGQSRKNRSYLCNRENSCSGKRILDSMYYKN